Proteins encoded together in one Penaeus vannamei isolate JL-2024 chromosome 9, ASM4276789v1, whole genome shotgun sequence window:
- the LOC113811738 gene encoding collagen alpha-1(III) chain isoform X19, producing MSQRMQESPFRETEWDQRLDRMLDDLKTTVGSDGEMSGTEGRSDSTLVSSFRSSSRSEPRSSSRGGSRTGSALGMVEDGGHMKHSRREYLSPDEKTHVVTEKYEYDTGDTSKTSHYQKKVMKSTYSSYNSMSAGSLDDPPTHALESPPQTSRPAGTKGTTTSSGLTNGTAPASQPTRYDGDDEMIDDKSGEVRRIVWRNRFEKTYETQDSRPTATVSIEDEARRRQLVQRQQQHTSTSASTSTLSSPPGPSSPPQRGPSSPRLPQLQCAVYWPGLGVGPNVSPGSQSWKDPIPMPTPPQLSPREPGVAYIYTYGNTGGSGVQHMPPLNYVTVPGPSSVPPSEGAPSPTPSQLQGPQPIIYHYSYHYTIQPGQPLPDGAPPPPGGLPSGSQPALQMAPSSQPPSSSTETIRTIHQTTSGQPGQPGQPGQPGQPGQLVHPGQPGEPAQPGQPGYPGQPSSTVSSYNIHSYSSSSRSKTSTLTHTDTSTVYPGGPGGPDGPHGPGGPHGPGGPHGPGGPHSPSGPYGPGGPHGPGAPGGPDGPRGPTGPGYDGPAHPSKPYGPGEPDGPGRTTEPGQPGNISITINKTTTTRTTHAFPGGPDHPGGAGDVPPVTSTPYPSRGRSVSPEPHGPRSNSPHHVTYVTHVTRNTHSDSLDRVRRPKNETLPFPNTSPIRPAGDNKIPRRVDDLMTSFSDSEDGPGHPRHSPHRGDPADQQPLLPQNSQIVVKADADAKALAEANADPKKEPTKNKAGPPVYYPPGHELFHETMHTMTLREGGGRRGKAKWRMERSAGYKESSSHSESKGGMTMVPVCLPLCCGAACVVM from the exons GAGCAGCTCCCGCAGCGAGCCCCGCAGCAGTTCGCGAGGGGGTTCCCGCACCGGCAGCGCCCTCGGCATGGTGGAGGACGGCGGCCACATGAAGCACTCCCGCAGAGAGTACCTGTCGCCTGACGAGAAGACCCACGTCGTCACCGAGAAGTACGAGTACGACACAGGTGATACAAGCAAG ACTAGTCACTATCAGAAGAAAGTGATGAAGTCGACCTACTCGAGCTACAACTCGATGAGCGCAGGCAGCCTGGACGACCCACCGACCCACGCCCTTGAGTCCCCGCCACAGACCTCGCGTCCTGCCGGCACTAAAG GTACAACGACGTCCTCCGGCTTGACCAACGGCACCGCGCCCGCCAGCCAGCCTACAAGATACGA CGGAGACGATGAGATGATCGACGACAAGAGCGGCGAAGTGAGGCGCATCGTCTGGCGCAACAGGTTCGAGAAGACCTACGAGACACAGGACTCCAGACCGACGGCCACG GTGAGCATCGAGGACGAGGCCCGCCGCCGCCAGCTGGTTCAGCGTCAGCAGCAGCACACCTCGACGTCAGCCTCCACCTccacgctctcctctccccccggaCCCAGCTCTCCTCCGCAA CGCGGGCCGTCCTCGCCCCGACTGCCGCAGTTGCAGTGTGCCGTGTACTGGCCTGGCTTGGGCGTCGGCCCCAAC GTATCTCCCGGAAGCCAGTCGTGGAAGGACCCGATCCCGATGCCAACACCGCCCCAGCTCTCCCCGCGAGAGCCGGGAGTCGCCTACATCTACACTTACGGGAACACCGGAGGGTCGGGCGTGCAGCACATGCCGCCGCTGAATTACGTCACGGTTCCCGGCCCCTCGTCGGTGCCTCCGAGTGAGGGCGCGCCGTCGCCCACCCCGTCGCAGCTGCAGGGTCCGCAGCCCATTATCTACCACTACTCTTATCACTACACAATCCAGCCCGGCCAGCCACTTCCTGACGGGGCTCCTCCCCCTCCAGGGGGACTTCCTTCAGGGTCCCAGCCAGCTCTCCAGATGGCTCCCTCCTCCCAGCCGCCGTCCTCGTCCACCGAGACAATTCGCACAATTCATCAAACCACTTCAGGTCAGCCCGGCCAGCCTGGCCAACCCGGTCAGCCCGGACAGCCTGGTCAACTCGTCCACCCAGGTCAACCCGGTGAACCGGCTCAACCTGGCCAGCCAGGTTATCCTGGACAGCCTTCCTCCACTGTTAGCAGCTACAATATCCACTCCTACTCTTCCAGCAGCCGCTCAAAGACATCCACgctcacccacacagacacatccacagtATACCCTGGCGGTCCTGGGGGGCCTGATGGTCCTCACGGCCCAGGGGGTCCTCATGGCCCAGGGGGTCCTCATGGCCCAGGGGGTCCTCATAGCCCAAGTGGCCCTTATGGCCCTGGTGGCCCTCATGGTCCAGGAGCGCCTGGTGGTCCTGACGGCCCAAGGGGTCCCACTGGCCCTGGCTACGATGGGCCAGCGCATCCTTCCAAACCTTATGGCCCCGGTGAACCCGATGGCCCCGGCAGAACCACCGAGCCTGGCCAGCCCGGAaatatctccatcaccatcaacaaaacGACAACAACGCGCACCACGCACGCCTTCCCGGGCGGTCCTGACCACCCTGGAGGCGCTGGCGACGTCCCCCCTGTTACCTCAACCCCTTACCCGAGCCGCGGCAGGTCGGTGTCCCCCGAGCCACACGGCCCGAGGAGCAACTCGCCGCACCACGTGACGTACGTGACGCACGTGACAAGAAACACGCACTCCGACTCCCTGGACCGCGTCAGAAGGCCAAAGAACGAGACTCTTCCATTCCCCAACACCTCGCCCATACGACCTGCTGGAGACAACAAGATCCCTCGCCGAGTGGATGATCTCATGACCTCCTTCTCCGATTCCGAG GATGGTCCAGGCCACCCAAGGCACTCGCCACACCGCGGAGACCCAGCTGACCAGCAACCTCTGCTGCCACAAAACAGTCAG ATTGTGGTGAAGGCTGATGCAGACGCTAAGGCCCTTGCCGAGGCCAATGCAGATCCGAAGAAAGAACCAACGAAAAACAAAGCTGGACCGCCCGTCTACTATCCTCCGGGGCATGAGCTCTTCCATGAAACCATGCAC ACTATGACACTGAGGGAGGGCGGTGGTCGCCGAGGGAAGGCGAAGTGGAGAATGGAGCGATCCGCAGGCTACAAGGAAAGTTCTTCCCATTCTGAATCCAAAGGAGGCATGACAATGGTACCCGTCTGCTTGCCACTGTGTTGTGGGGCCGCTTGCGTTGTAATGTAA
- the LOC113811738 gene encoding uncharacterized protein isoform X4 gives MSQRMQESPFRETEWDQRLDRMLDDLKTTVGSDGEMSGTEGRSDSTLVSSFRSSSRSEPRSSSRGGSRTGSALGMVEDGGHMKHSRREYLSPDEKTHVVTEKYEYDTGDTSKTSHYQKKVMKSTYSSYNSMSAGSLDDPPTHALESPPQTSRPAGTKVISASQKVANKLVDALASIGGEEGYVPAPDSSDTDTLKTDTLKTTKTVSSDYSTLGRLRKNIRELDTLIDSLEDTEQGGEPATNAGAETQSETVVTVAKQESKVSTQITAPAAPAVAPEPALALTLATAQAQSQASPSSQASQESHIQTVVETRSSTTSQQQVAQESTTTSSGLTNGTAPASQPTRYDGDDEMIDDKSGEVRRIVWRNRFEKTYETQDSRPTATVSIEDEARRRQLVQRQQQHTSTSASTSTLSSPPGPSSPPQRGPSSPRLPQLQCAVYWPGLGVGPNVSPGSQSWKDPIPMPTPPQLSPREPGVAYIYTYGNTGGSGVQHMPPLNYVTVPGPSSVPPSEGAPSPTPSQLQGPQPIIYHYSYHYTIQPGQPLPDGAPPPPGGLPSGSQPALQMAPSSQPPSSSTETIRTIHQTTSGQPGQPGQPGQPGQPGQLVHPGQPGEPAQPGQPGYPGQPSSTVSSYNIHSYSSSSRSKTSTLTHTDTSTVYPGGPGGPDGPHGPGGPHGPGGPHGPGGPHSPSGPYGPGGPHGPGAPGGPDGPRGPTGPGYDGPAHPSKPYGPGEPDGPGRTTEPGQPGNISITINKTTTTRTTHAFPGGPDHPGGAGDVPPVTSTPYPSRGRSVSPEPHGPRSNSPHHVTYVTHVTRNTHSDSLDRVRRPKNETLPFPNTSPIRPAGDNKIPRRVDDLMTSFSDSEDGPGHPRHSPHRGDPADQQPLLPQNSQIVVKADADAKALAEANADPKKEPTKNKAGPPVYYPPGHELFHETMHTMTLREGGGRRGKAKWRMERSAGYKESSSHSESKGGMTMVPVCLPLCCGAACVVM, from the exons GAGCAGCTCCCGCAGCGAGCCCCGCAGCAGTTCGCGAGGGGGTTCCCGCACCGGCAGCGCCCTCGGCATGGTGGAGGACGGCGGCCACATGAAGCACTCCCGCAGAGAGTACCTGTCGCCTGACGAGAAGACCCACGTCGTCACCGAGAAGTACGAGTACGACACAGGTGATACAAGCAAG ACTAGTCACTATCAGAAGAAAGTGATGAAGTCGACCTACTCGAGCTACAACTCGATGAGCGCAGGCAGCCTGGACGACCCACCGACCCACGCCCTTGAGTCCCCGCCACAGACCTCGCGTCCTGCCGGCACTAAAG TTATCAGTGCTTCCCAGAAAGTAGCAAACAAATTGGTTGATGCGCTGGCCAGTATAG GTGGGGAGGAAGGCTATGTCCCGGCTCCGGACTCCAGTGACACCGACACACTCAAAACTGACACCCTGAAAACTACAAAGACCGTTAGCTCAGATTACTCGACACTGGGGCGACTCCGCAAAAACATCAGGGAATTAGACACACTTATTGACTCCCTCGAAGACACAGAGCAAGGCGGCGAGCCCGCAACAAATGCCGGCGCCGAAACCCAGTCCGAGACGGTTGTCACTGTAGCCAAACAAGAGTCCAAAGTCTCGACACAGATCACAGCCCCGGCGGCGCCCGCGGTCGCGCCCGAACCCGCCCTGGCTCTCACGCTGGCGACGGCGCAGGCTCAGTCCCAAGCGAGTCCGTCCTCGCAGGCCTCTCAAGAGTCACACATACAGACTGTCGTTGAGACTCGCAGCAGCACAACCTCCCAGCAGCAGGTGGCGCAGGAGA GTACAACGACGTCCTCCGGCTTGACCAACGGCACCGCGCCCGCCAGCCAGCCTACAAGATACGA CGGAGACGATGAGATGATCGACGACAAGAGCGGCGAAGTGAGGCGCATCGTCTGGCGCAACAGGTTCGAGAAGACCTACGAGACACAGGACTCCAGACCGACGGCCACG GTGAGCATCGAGGACGAGGCCCGCCGCCGCCAGCTGGTTCAGCGTCAGCAGCAGCACACCTCGACGTCAGCCTCCACCTccacgctctcctctccccccggaCCCAGCTCTCCTCCGCAA CGCGGGCCGTCCTCGCCCCGACTGCCGCAGTTGCAGTGTGCCGTGTACTGGCCTGGCTTGGGCGTCGGCCCCAAC GTATCTCCCGGAAGCCAGTCGTGGAAGGACCCGATCCCGATGCCAACACCGCCCCAGCTCTCCCCGCGAGAGCCGGGAGTCGCCTACATCTACACTTACGGGAACACCGGAGGGTCGGGCGTGCAGCACATGCCGCCGCTGAATTACGTCACGGTTCCCGGCCCCTCGTCGGTGCCTCCGAGTGAGGGCGCGCCGTCGCCCACCCCGTCGCAGCTGCAGGGTCCGCAGCCCATTATCTACCACTACTCTTATCACTACACAATCCAGCCCGGCCAGCCACTTCCTGACGGGGCTCCTCCCCCTCCAGGGGGACTTCCTTCAGGGTCCCAGCCAGCTCTCCAGATGGCTCCCTCCTCCCAGCCGCCGTCCTCGTCCACCGAGACAATTCGCACAATTCATCAAACCACTTCAGGTCAGCCCGGCCAGCCTGGCCAACCCGGTCAGCCCGGACAGCCTGGTCAACTCGTCCACCCAGGTCAACCCGGTGAACCGGCTCAACCTGGCCAGCCAGGTTATCCTGGACAGCCTTCCTCCACTGTTAGCAGCTACAATATCCACTCCTACTCTTCCAGCAGCCGCTCAAAGACATCCACgctcacccacacagacacatccacagtATACCCTGGCGGTCCTGGGGGGCCTGATGGTCCTCACGGCCCAGGGGGTCCTCATGGCCCAGGGGGTCCTCATGGCCCAGGGGGTCCTCATAGCCCAAGTGGCCCTTATGGCCCTGGTGGCCCTCATGGTCCAGGAGCGCCTGGTGGTCCTGACGGCCCAAGGGGTCCCACTGGCCCTGGCTACGATGGGCCAGCGCATCCTTCCAAACCTTATGGCCCCGGTGAACCCGATGGCCCCGGCAGAACCACCGAGCCTGGCCAGCCCGGAaatatctccatcaccatcaacaaaacGACAACAACGCGCACCACGCACGCCTTCCCGGGCGGTCCTGACCACCCTGGAGGCGCTGGCGACGTCCCCCCTGTTACCTCAACCCCTTACCCGAGCCGCGGCAGGTCGGTGTCCCCCGAGCCACACGGCCCGAGGAGCAACTCGCCGCACCACGTGACGTACGTGACGCACGTGACAAGAAACACGCACTCCGACTCCCTGGACCGCGTCAGAAGGCCAAAGAACGAGACTCTTCCATTCCCCAACACCTCGCCCATACGACCTGCTGGAGACAACAAGATCCCTCGCCGAGTGGATGATCTCATGACCTCCTTCTCCGATTCCGAG GATGGTCCAGGCCACCCAAGGCACTCGCCACACCGCGGAGACCCAGCTGACCAGCAACCTCTGCTGCCACAAAACAGTCAG ATTGTGGTGAAGGCTGATGCAGACGCTAAGGCCCTTGCCGAGGCCAATGCAGATCCGAAGAAAGAACCAACGAAAAACAAAGCTGGACCGCCCGTCTACTATCCTCCGGGGCATGAGCTCTTCCATGAAACCATGCAC ACTATGACACTGAGGGAGGGCGGTGGTCGCCGAGGGAAGGCGAAGTGGAGAATGGAGCGATCCGCAGGCTACAAGGAAAGTTCTTCCCATTCTGAATCCAAAGGAGGCATGACAATGGTACCCGTCTGCTTGCCACTGTGTTGTGGGGCCGCTTGCGTTGTAATGTAA
- the LOC113811738 gene encoding uncharacterized protein isoform X11, with product MTAKQEKFDISLDRMLDDLKTTVGSDGEMSGTEGRSDSTLVSSFRSSSRSEPRSSSRGGSRTGSALGMVEDGGHMKHSRREYLSPDEKTHVVTEKYEYDTGDTSKTSHYQKKVMKSTYSSYNSMSAGSLDDPPTHALESPPQTSRPAGTKVISASQKVANKLVDALASIGGEEGYVPAPDSSDTDTLKTDTLKTTKTVSSDYSTLGRLRKNIRELDTLIDSLEDTEQGGEPATNAGAETQSETVVTVAKQESKVSTQITAPAAPAVAPEPALALTLATAQAQSQASPSSQASQESHIQTVVETRSSTTSQQQVAQESTTTSSGLTNGTAPASQPTRYDGDDEMIDDKSGEVRRIVWRNRFEKTYETQDSRPTATVSIEDEARRRQLVQRQQQHTSTSASTSTLSSPPGPSSPPQVSPGSQSWKDPIPMPTPPQLSPREPGVAYIYTYGNTGGSGVQHMPPLNYVTVPGPSSVPPSEGAPSPTPSQLQGPQPIIYHYSYHYTIQPGQPLPDGAPPPPGGLPSGSQPALQMAPSSQPPSSSTETIRTIHQTTSGQPGQPGQPGQPGQPGQLVHPGQPGEPAQPGQPGYPGQPSSTVSSYNIHSYSSSSRSKTSTLTHTDTSTVYPGGPGGPDGPHGPGGPHGPGGPHGPGGPHSPSGPYGPGGPHGPGAPGGPDGPRGPTGPGYDGPAHPSKPYGPGEPDGPGRTTEPGQPGNISITINKTTTTRTTHAFPGGPDHPGGAGDVPPVTSTPYPSRGRSVSPEPHGPRSNSPHHVTYVTHVTRNTHSDSLDRVRRPKNETLPFPNTSPIRPAGDNKIPRRVDDLMTSFSDSEDGPGHPRHSPHRGDPADQQPLLPQNSQIVVKADADAKALAEANADPKKEPTKNKAGPPVYYPPGHELFHETMHTMTLREGGGRRGKAKWRMERSAGYKESSSHSESKGGMTMVPVCLPLCCGAACVVM from the exons GAGCAGCTCCCGCAGCGAGCCCCGCAGCAGTTCGCGAGGGGGTTCCCGCACCGGCAGCGCCCTCGGCATGGTGGAGGACGGCGGCCACATGAAGCACTCCCGCAGAGAGTACCTGTCGCCTGACGAGAAGACCCACGTCGTCACCGAGAAGTACGAGTACGACACAGGTGATACAAGCAAG ACTAGTCACTATCAGAAGAAAGTGATGAAGTCGACCTACTCGAGCTACAACTCGATGAGCGCAGGCAGCCTGGACGACCCACCGACCCACGCCCTTGAGTCCCCGCCACAGACCTCGCGTCCTGCCGGCACTAAAG TTATCAGTGCTTCCCAGAAAGTAGCAAACAAATTGGTTGATGCGCTGGCCAGTATAG GTGGGGAGGAAGGCTATGTCCCGGCTCCGGACTCCAGTGACACCGACACACTCAAAACTGACACCCTGAAAACTACAAAGACCGTTAGCTCAGATTACTCGACACTGGGGCGACTCCGCAAAAACATCAGGGAATTAGACACACTTATTGACTCCCTCGAAGACACAGAGCAAGGCGGCGAGCCCGCAACAAATGCCGGCGCCGAAACCCAGTCCGAGACGGTTGTCACTGTAGCCAAACAAGAGTCCAAAGTCTCGACACAGATCACAGCCCCGGCGGCGCCCGCGGTCGCGCCCGAACCCGCCCTGGCTCTCACGCTGGCGACGGCGCAGGCTCAGTCCCAAGCGAGTCCGTCCTCGCAGGCCTCTCAAGAGTCACACATACAGACTGTCGTTGAGACTCGCAGCAGCACAACCTCCCAGCAGCAGGTGGCGCAGGAGA GTACAACGACGTCCTCCGGCTTGACCAACGGCACCGCGCCCGCCAGCCAGCCTACAAGATACGA CGGAGACGATGAGATGATCGACGACAAGAGCGGCGAAGTGAGGCGCATCGTCTGGCGCAACAGGTTCGAGAAGACCTACGAGACACAGGACTCCAGACCGACGGCCACG GTGAGCATCGAGGACGAGGCCCGCCGCCGCCAGCTGGTTCAGCGTCAGCAGCAGCACACCTCGACGTCAGCCTCCACCTccacgctctcctctccccccggaCCCAGCTCTCCTCCGCAA GTATCTCCCGGAAGCCAGTCGTGGAAGGACCCGATCCCGATGCCAACACCGCCCCAGCTCTCCCCGCGAGAGCCGGGAGTCGCCTACATCTACACTTACGGGAACACCGGAGGGTCGGGCGTGCAGCACATGCCGCCGCTGAATTACGTCACGGTTCCCGGCCCCTCGTCGGTGCCTCCGAGTGAGGGCGCGCCGTCGCCCACCCCGTCGCAGCTGCAGGGTCCGCAGCCCATTATCTACCACTACTCTTATCACTACACAATCCAGCCCGGCCAGCCACTTCCTGACGGGGCTCCTCCCCCTCCAGGGGGACTTCCTTCAGGGTCCCAGCCAGCTCTCCAGATGGCTCCCTCCTCCCAGCCGCCGTCCTCGTCCACCGAGACAATTCGCACAATTCATCAAACCACTTCAGGTCAGCCCGGCCAGCCTGGCCAACCCGGTCAGCCCGGACAGCCTGGTCAACTCGTCCACCCAGGTCAACCCGGTGAACCGGCTCAACCTGGCCAGCCAGGTTATCCTGGACAGCCTTCCTCCACTGTTAGCAGCTACAATATCCACTCCTACTCTTCCAGCAGCCGCTCAAAGACATCCACgctcacccacacagacacatccacagtATACCCTGGCGGTCCTGGGGGGCCTGATGGTCCTCACGGCCCAGGGGGTCCTCATGGCCCAGGGGGTCCTCATGGCCCAGGGGGTCCTCATAGCCCAAGTGGCCCTTATGGCCCTGGTGGCCCTCATGGTCCAGGAGCGCCTGGTGGTCCTGACGGCCCAAGGGGTCCCACTGGCCCTGGCTACGATGGGCCAGCGCATCCTTCCAAACCTTATGGCCCCGGTGAACCCGATGGCCCCGGCAGAACCACCGAGCCTGGCCAGCCCGGAaatatctccatcaccatcaacaaaacGACAACAACGCGCACCACGCACGCCTTCCCGGGCGGTCCTGACCACCCTGGAGGCGCTGGCGACGTCCCCCCTGTTACCTCAACCCCTTACCCGAGCCGCGGCAGGTCGGTGTCCCCCGAGCCACACGGCCCGAGGAGCAACTCGCCGCACCACGTGACGTACGTGACGCACGTGACAAGAAACACGCACTCCGACTCCCTGGACCGCGTCAGAAGGCCAAAGAACGAGACTCTTCCATTCCCCAACACCTCGCCCATACGACCTGCTGGAGACAACAAGATCCCTCGCCGAGTGGATGATCTCATGACCTCCTTCTCCGATTCCGAG GATGGTCCAGGCCACCCAAGGCACTCGCCACACCGCGGAGACCCAGCTGACCAGCAACCTCTGCTGCCACAAAACAGTCAG ATTGTGGTGAAGGCTGATGCAGACGCTAAGGCCCTTGCCGAGGCCAATGCAGATCCGAAGAAAGAACCAACGAAAAACAAAGCTGGACCGCCCGTCTACTATCCTCCGGGGCATGAGCTCTTCCATGAAACCATGCAC ACTATGACACTGAGGGAGGGCGGTGGTCGCCGAGGGAAGGCGAAGTGGAGAATGGAGCGATCCGCAGGCTACAAGGAAAGTTCTTCCCATTCTGAATCCAAAGGAGGCATGACAATGGTACCCGTCTGCTTGCCACTGTGTTGTGGGGCCGCTTGCGTTGTAATGTAA
- the LOC113811738 gene encoding uncharacterized protein isoform X10, with product MSQRMQESPFRETEWDQRLDRMLDDLKTTVGSDGEMSGTEGRSDSTLVSSFRSSSRSEPRSSSRGGSRTGSALGMVEDGGHMKHSRREYLSPDEKTHVVTEKYEYDTGDTSKTSHYQKKVMKSTYSSYNSMSAGSLDDPPTHALESPPQTSRPAGTKVISASQKVANKLVDALASIGGEEGYVPAPDSSDTDTLKTDTLKTTKTVSSDYSTLGRLRKNIRELDTLIDSLEDTEQGGEPATNAGAETQSETVVTVAKQESKVSTQITAPAAPAVAPEPALALTLATAQAQSQASPSSQASQESHIQTVVETRSSTTSQQQVAQESTTTSSGLTNGTAPASQPTRYDGDDEMIDDKSGEVRRIVWRNRFEKTYETQDSRPTATVSIEDEARRRQLVQRQQQHTSTSASTSTLSSPPGPSSPPQVSPGSQSWKDPIPMPTPPQLSPREPGVAYIYTYGNTGGSGVQHMPPLNYVTVPGPSSVPPSEGAPSPTPSQLQGPQPIIYHYSYHYTIQPGQPLPDGAPPPPGGLPSGSQPALQMAPSSQPPSSSTETIRTIHQTTSGQPGQPGQPGQPGQPGQLVHPGQPGEPAQPGQPGYPGQPSSTVSSYNIHSYSSSSRSKTSTLTHTDTSTVYPGGPGGPDGPHGPGGPHGPGGPHGPGGPHSPSGPYGPGGPHGPGAPGGPDGPRGPTGPGYDGPAHPSKPYGPGEPDGPGRTTEPGQPGNISITINKTTTTRTTHAFPGGPDHPGGAGDVPPVTSTPYPSRGRSVSPEPHGPRSNSPHHVTYVTHVTRNTHSDSLDRVRRPKNETLPFPNTSPIRPAGDNKIPRRVDDLMTSFSDSEDGPGHPRHSPHRGDPADQQPLLPQNSQIVVKADADAKALAEANADPKKEPTKNKAGPPVYYPPGHELFHETMHTMTLREGGGRRGKAKWRMERSAGYKESSSHSESKGGMTMVPVCLPLCCGAACVVM from the exons GAGCAGCTCCCGCAGCGAGCCCCGCAGCAGTTCGCGAGGGGGTTCCCGCACCGGCAGCGCCCTCGGCATGGTGGAGGACGGCGGCCACATGAAGCACTCCCGCAGAGAGTACCTGTCGCCTGACGAGAAGACCCACGTCGTCACCGAGAAGTACGAGTACGACACAGGTGATACAAGCAAG ACTAGTCACTATCAGAAGAAAGTGATGAAGTCGACCTACTCGAGCTACAACTCGATGAGCGCAGGCAGCCTGGACGACCCACCGACCCACGCCCTTGAGTCCCCGCCACAGACCTCGCGTCCTGCCGGCACTAAAG TTATCAGTGCTTCCCAGAAAGTAGCAAACAAATTGGTTGATGCGCTGGCCAGTATAG GTGGGGAGGAAGGCTATGTCCCGGCTCCGGACTCCAGTGACACCGACACACTCAAAACTGACACCCTGAAAACTACAAAGACCGTTAGCTCAGATTACTCGACACTGGGGCGACTCCGCAAAAACATCAGGGAATTAGACACACTTATTGACTCCCTCGAAGACACAGAGCAAGGCGGCGAGCCCGCAACAAATGCCGGCGCCGAAACCCAGTCCGAGACGGTTGTCACTGTAGCCAAACAAGAGTCCAAAGTCTCGACACAGATCACAGCCCCGGCGGCGCCCGCGGTCGCGCCCGAACCCGCCCTGGCTCTCACGCTGGCGACGGCGCAGGCTCAGTCCCAAGCGAGTCCGTCCTCGCAGGCCTCTCAAGAGTCACACATACAGACTGTCGTTGAGACTCGCAGCAGCACAACCTCCCAGCAGCAGGTGGCGCAGGAGA GTACAACGACGTCCTCCGGCTTGACCAACGGCACCGCGCCCGCCAGCCAGCCTACAAGATACGA CGGAGACGATGAGATGATCGACGACAAGAGCGGCGAAGTGAGGCGCATCGTCTGGCGCAACAGGTTCGAGAAGACCTACGAGACACAGGACTCCAGACCGACGGCCACG GTGAGCATCGAGGACGAGGCCCGCCGCCGCCAGCTGGTTCAGCGTCAGCAGCAGCACACCTCGACGTCAGCCTCCACCTccacgctctcctctccccccggaCCCAGCTCTCCTCCGCAA GTATCTCCCGGAAGCCAGTCGTGGAAGGACCCGATCCCGATGCCAACACCGCCCCAGCTCTCCCCGCGAGAGCCGGGAGTCGCCTACATCTACACTTACGGGAACACCGGAGGGTCGGGCGTGCAGCACATGCCGCCGCTGAATTACGTCACGGTTCCCGGCCCCTCGTCGGTGCCTCCGAGTGAGGGCGCGCCGTCGCCCACCCCGTCGCAGCTGCAGGGTCCGCAGCCCATTATCTACCACTACTCTTATCACTACACAATCCAGCCCGGCCAGCCACTTCCTGACGGGGCTCCTCCCCCTCCAGGGGGACTTCCTTCAGGGTCCCAGCCAGCTCTCCAGATGGCTCCCTCCTCCCAGCCGCCGTCCTCGTCCACCGAGACAATTCGCACAATTCATCAAACCACTTCAGGTCAGCCCGGCCAGCCTGGCCAACCCGGTCAGCCCGGACAGCCTGGTCAACTCGTCCACCCAGGTCAACCCGGTGAACCGGCTCAACCTGGCCAGCCAGGTTATCCTGGACAGCCTTCCTCCACTGTTAGCAGCTACAATATCCACTCCTACTCTTCCAGCAGCCGCTCAAAGACATCCACgctcacccacacagacacatccacagtATACCCTGGCGGTCCTGGGGGGCCTGATGGTCCTCACGGCCCAGGGGGTCCTCATGGCCCAGGGGGTCCTCATGGCCCAGGGGGTCCTCATAGCCCAAGTGGCCCTTATGGCCCTGGTGGCCCTCATGGTCCAGGAGCGCCTGGTGGTCCTGACGGCCCAAGGGGTCCCACTGGCCCTGGCTACGATGGGCCAGCGCATCCTTCCAAACCTTATGGCCCCGGTGAACCCGATGGCCCCGGCAGAACCACCGAGCCTGGCCAGCCCGGAaatatctccatcaccatcaacaaaacGACAACAACGCGCACCACGCACGCCTTCCCGGGCGGTCCTGACCACCCTGGAGGCGCTGGCGACGTCCCCCCTGTTACCTCAACCCCTTACCCGAGCCGCGGCAGGTCGGTGTCCCCCGAGCCACACGGCCCGAGGAGCAACTCGCCGCACCACGTGACGTACGTGACGCACGTGACAAGAAACACGCACTCCGACTCCCTGGACCGCGTCAGAAGGCCAAAGAACGAGACTCTTCCATTCCCCAACACCTCGCCCATACGACCTGCTGGAGACAACAAGATCCCTCGCCGAGTGGATGATCTCATGACCTCCTTCTCCGATTCCGAG GATGGTCCAGGCCACCCAAGGCACTCGCCACACCGCGGAGACCCAGCTGACCAGCAACCTCTGCTGCCACAAAACAGTCAG ATTGTGGTGAAGGCTGATGCAGACGCTAAGGCCCTTGCCGAGGCCAATGCAGATCCGAAGAAAGAACCAACGAAAAACAAAGCTGGACCGCCCGTCTACTATCCTCCGGGGCATGAGCTCTTCCATGAAACCATGCAC ACTATGACACTGAGGGAGGGCGGTGGTCGCCGAGGGAAGGCGAAGTGGAGAATGGAGCGATCCGCAGGCTACAAGGAAAGTTCTTCCCATTCTGAATCCAAAGGAGGCATGACAATGGTACCCGTCTGCTTGCCACTGTGTTGTGGGGCCGCTTGCGTTGTAATGTAA